One Sphingomonas sp. SUN039 genomic window carries:
- a CDS encoding 3-keto-5-aminohexanoate cleavage protein, which produces MQFFDDSLLPETQDPLVIQVAPYAPSFFPRDSDDIPLSYAEQVQKAVDCYNAGATVLHVHVREPDGNGSKDLDRFNEMLDRLRSAVPGMILQVGGSISFAPKGEGQEALWLSDDTRHMLADLNPAPDQVTLAVNTNQMNVMEIMSDSDVAGTSMDEPAYREAYTEMYYEAGPKFMKEHMKRLTASGIQTHFMVGCSRDLETVERLVRNGHYMGPLVINWVAIGGGHDGPNPRNLMEFINRLPQNAVFTVEGLMRNVYPLCTMGIAMGVHVRVGQEDNLWGRKGERATSVQQIEKMVRISEELYRPIATAADARRIYKIGTFYSSIDETLRENGWLPNRTPARPTDGLRIAA; this is translated from the coding sequence GGATCCGCTGGTCATCCAGGTGGCGCCCTATGCGCCGAGCTTCTTTCCGCGTGACAGCGACGACATTCCGCTGAGCTATGCCGAGCAGGTGCAAAAGGCGGTCGACTGCTACAATGCAGGCGCAACCGTGCTCCACGTCCATGTCCGCGAACCCGACGGCAACGGATCGAAAGACCTCGACCGCTTCAACGAGATGCTCGACCGGCTGCGGAGCGCGGTGCCCGGCATGATCCTCCAGGTCGGCGGATCGATCAGCTTCGCGCCGAAGGGGGAGGGGCAGGAAGCCCTGTGGCTATCCGACGACACGCGCCACATGCTCGCCGATCTGAACCCCGCACCCGATCAGGTCACCCTTGCGGTCAACACCAACCAGATGAACGTGATGGAGATCATGAGCGACAGCGACGTCGCGGGCACCAGCATGGACGAGCCCGCCTATCGCGAAGCCTATACGGAGATGTACTACGAGGCCGGGCCGAAGTTCATGAAGGAGCACATGAAGCGGCTGACCGCGTCGGGCATCCAGACGCACTTCATGGTCGGCTGTTCACGCGACCTCGAAACCGTCGAACGGCTGGTGCGGAACGGGCATTATATGGGGCCGCTCGTCATCAACTGGGTCGCGATCGGCGGCGGCCATGACGGGCCCAACCCGCGCAACCTGATGGAATTCATCAACCGCCTGCCGCAGAATGCGGTGTTCACGGTCGAGGGGCTGATGCGGAACGTCTATCCGCTGTGTACGATGGGTATCGCGATGGGCGTCCACGTCCGCGTCGGGCAGGAAGACAATCTCTGGGGCCGCAAGGGCGAGCGCGCGACCTCGGTCCAGCAGATCGAGAAGATGGTGCGGATTTCTGAGGAACTCTACCGCCCCATCGCGACCGCCGCGGACGCACGGCGCATCTACAAGATCGGCACCTTTTATTCGAGCATCGACGAGACGCTGCGCGAGAATGGCTGGCTGCCCAACCGCACGCCCGCGCGACCGACCGACGGGCTCAGGATCGCGGCGTAG
- a CDS encoding TonB-dependent receptor, with protein sequence MKASSFATASVLALALSLVVGGTAQAQTTPPAEAPEADSGEIVVTAQKRSESLQNVPISIAAFNGATLERTNVTTVLDLGKIATNFQSVRSSNTGSTRLGIRGVGSLANTLIEPSVAVFLDGVYVPRSGSILGAFLDIDGVEVLRGPQGTLFGRNASVGALSLKSALPKQDFSGQVSGEIGSFDRYKVSGFVNVPLADNVALRVAGMGQWYKGPWVNQLDGLRYGGSNDLSGRATLKADFGGIEWVVRGDYTRLSGDGVANFDFDANSVSPARLAFIQAAFNGGPDTVLGDRNMNQFMATGLVDTNWGVSSTLTVPVGNASLKLINSYRVWKNDQLDGDIIYFPVSLASRRSLFDSKSHNHELQFISPEREWFGGAFDMVAGVYYFNEDFRLDELLNMGTNYCGVLVPAGAARTACAAYYATANGVAATNQQVFQNVSSIAAYAQGNIHLGDQLTLTLGGRYTNDRKRGTYNQASSAFTQTLRAPEVLTYPGLNESKFTYRVSLNYKPSRDVLIFANLSTGYKSGGYNSGGGTPSLSTFDANGNLVSTKRVFAPETVKNYELGIKSSWLDRTLRANLTFYRIDIDGFQDRAFDGVSFIVRNAGGLRQQGFEFDTTLSPTRNLSLTVSIAYLDSKFTSFTTASNLPGLTGTQDLTGKPNSFSPEWTGNFALDWSSELGSSGMRFAANANLSLVSDQFVGTQNDGNVQTLADGYALLGARLTLSGRDDRWSVSMFGRNLTGTSYSPLAVYQPLGAALGLNNTVFNGSTAVRIQASEPRTYGASATIRF encoded by the coding sequence ATGAAGGCTTCGTCGTTTGCGACCGCGAGTGTGCTCGCGCTGGCATTGTCACTGGTAGTCGGCGGGACCGCCCAGGCACAAACCACGCCGCCGGCCGAAGCGCCCGAGGCGGACAGCGGCGAAATCGTCGTGACCGCGCAAAAGCGTTCGGAAAGCCTGCAAAATGTTCCGATTTCGATCGCCGCCTTCAACGGCGCGACGCTCGAGCGGACCAACGTCACGACCGTGCTCGATCTCGGGAAGATTGCGACCAATTTCCAGTCGGTCCGCTCGTCGAACACCGGCTCGACCCGGCTCGGCATTCGCGGCGTCGGCTCGCTCGCCAACACGCTGATCGAACCCAGCGTCGCAGTGTTCCTCGACGGCGTTTACGTGCCGCGTTCGGGTTCTATCCTCGGGGCTTTCCTCGACATCGACGGCGTCGAAGTACTGCGCGGGCCGCAGGGAACGCTGTTCGGTCGCAACGCCAGCGTCGGCGCCTTGTCGCTCAAAAGCGCGCTGCCGAAGCAGGATTTTTCGGGTCAGGTCAGCGGCGAGATCGGCTCGTTCGACCGGTACAAGGTCTCGGGTTTCGTCAACGTACCGCTCGCGGACAATGTCGCGCTGCGCGTTGCGGGCATGGGGCAGTGGTACAAGGGGCCGTGGGTCAACCAGCTCGACGGCCTGCGCTACGGCGGGTCGAACGACCTCTCGGGCCGCGCGACGCTCAAGGCCGACTTCGGCGGGATCGAATGGGTCGTGCGCGGCGACTATACGCGCCTGAGCGGTGACGGCGTCGCCAATTTCGATTTCGACGCGAACTCGGTGAGTCCGGCGCGTCTCGCCTTCATCCAGGCCGCGTTCAACGGCGGCCCCGACACAGTTCTGGGCGACCGCAACATGAACCAGTTCATGGCAACGGGCCTGGTCGATACCAACTGGGGCGTGTCGAGCACACTGACTGTCCCCGTCGGCAACGCGTCGCTGAAGCTTATCAACAGCTACCGCGTGTGGAAAAACGATCAGCTCGACGGCGACATCATCTACTTCCCGGTATCGCTCGCCTCGCGGCGCAGCCTGTTCGATTCGAAAAGCCACAACCACGAGTTGCAATTCATCTCGCCCGAGAGGGAATGGTTCGGCGGCGCGTTCGACATGGTCGCGGGCGTGTATTATTTCAATGAAGATTTCCGCCTCGACGAACTGCTCAACATGGGCACGAACTATTGCGGCGTCCTCGTGCCGGCAGGCGCAGCACGCACGGCCTGCGCCGCCTATTACGCGACCGCCAATGGTGTCGCCGCGACCAACCAGCAGGTGTTCCAAAACGTCAGCAGTATCGCTGCCTATGCACAGGGCAATATCCACCTCGGCGATCAACTGACGCTGACCTTGGGCGGCCGCTATACCAACGACCGCAAGCGCGGCACCTATAACCAGGCATCGAGCGCGTTCACGCAAACCTTGCGCGCGCCCGAGGTACTGACCTATCCGGGCCTGAACGAAAGCAAGTTCACCTATCGCGTCAGCCTGAACTACAAGCCCAGCCGCGATGTCCTGATCTTCGCCAACCTGTCGACCGGTTATAAATCGGGCGGTTACAACTCGGGCGGCGGCACGCCGTCGCTCTCGACCTTCGATGCGAACGGCAACCTCGTCTCGACCAAGCGCGTCTTTGCGCCGGAAACGGTCAAGAACTACGAACTGGGCATCAAGTCGAGCTGGCTCGACCGGACGCTGCGCGCGAACCTCACTTTCTACCGCATAGATATCGACGGTTTTCAGGACCGCGCGTTCGACGGTGTGAGCTTCATCGTCCGCAATGCCGGCGGTCTACGCCAGCAGGGATTCGAATTCGACACGACGCTCAGCCCGACGCGCAACCTGTCGCTGACCGTATCGATTGCCTATCTCGACTCGAAATTTACCTCGTTCACGACGGCGTCGAACCTGCCGGGCCTCACCGGCACGCAGGATCTGACCGGCAAGCCCAACAGCTTCTCGCCCGAATGGACCGGCAATTTCGCGCTCGACTGGTCTTCAGAACTGGGTTCGAGCGGGATGCGGTTCGCCGCCAACGCCAATCTGTCGCTGGTGTCGGATCAATTCGTCGGCACGCAGAACGACGGCAACGTCCAGACTCTCGCCGACGGCTATGCGTTGCTCGGCGCGCGGCTCACGCTGTCGGGCCGCGACGACCGCTGGTCGGTCAGTATGTTCGGCCGCAACCTGACCGGTACCAGCTACTCGCCGCTTGCCGTCTATCAGCCGCTCGGTGCCGCGCTCGGCCTGAACAACACGGTCTTCAACGGCAGTACTGCCGTCCGCATTCAGGCAAGCGAGCCGCGGACATACGGCGCGAGTGCGACGATCCGCTTCTAG
- a CDS encoding MFS transporter produces MAHYFFSGGDGDRADGDARPVAYAWLVFALCFGLLISDYMARQVLNAVFPLLKAEWALSDAQLGTLSGAVALMVGLLTFPLSLLADRWGRIKSLTVMAVLWSLATLLCGVARSYEQMLIGRILVGVGEAAYGSVGIALVIAVFPARMRAMLSAAFMAGGLFGQVLGVALGGIVAAAHGWRTAFVVIALSGLALAVIFPLLVKENRLGEVASDGGNPVARVSAIGVAQLRTLVASRSVICAYVASGLQLYAAGALPAWLPTFFVRSYNLPLAKASGLAALFLLITGVGMILCGAIADRVAKGRPEAKLSFAIACCLSCAGFLALAFALPPGLAQLFALGAAVFLVAGTTGPAGAMVANLTPGVIHGTAFATLTLANNLLGLAPGPILTGRFADAMGLVDALRILPVPCVLAALVFALARRSYADDCNRVADGTKSKKAVAEGEMVASANV; encoded by the coding sequence ATGGCGCACTATTTTTTCTCCGGGGGGGATGGCGACCGGGCGGACGGGGATGCCCGTCCGGTCGCCTATGCCTGGCTGGTTTTCGCGCTCTGCTTCGGGCTGCTGATCTCCGACTATATGGCGCGGCAGGTGCTCAATGCGGTGTTTCCGCTGCTCAAGGCCGAATGGGCGCTGAGCGACGCGCAGCTCGGCACGCTCAGCGGCGCGGTCGCCTTGATGGTCGGGCTGCTGACCTTTCCGCTGTCGCTCCTCGCCGACCGCTGGGGCCGGATAAAGAGCCTGACGGTAATGGCGGTGCTGTGGAGCCTAGCGACCCTGCTCTGCGGCGTCGCGCGCAGTTACGAACAGATGCTGATCGGGCGCATCCTCGTCGGGGTGGGCGAGGCCGCCTATGGCAGCGTCGGCATCGCGCTCGTCATCGCCGTCTTTCCCGCACGCATGCGCGCGATGCTTTCGGCGGCCTTTATGGCGGGCGGGCTGTTCGGCCAGGTGCTCGGCGTCGCGCTTGGCGGTATCGTCGCGGCCGCGCATGGCTGGCGCACGGCATTCGTCGTCATCGCGCTGTCGGGGCTGGCGCTCGCCGTGATCTTCCCGCTGCTGGTTAAGGAAAATCGTCTCGGCGAGGTCGCATCGGACGGCGGCAATCCGGTCGCGCGGGTGTCGGCGATCGGCGTCGCGCAGCTTCGCACGCTCGTCGCCAGCCGGTCGGTGATCTGCGCCTATGTCGCGAGCGGGCTGCAGCTCTATGCGGCGGGCGCGCTGCCCGCCTGGTTGCCGACATTCTTCGTCCGCAGCTACAATCTGCCGCTCGCCAAAGCCTCGGGTCTGGCGGCGCTGTTCCTGCTGATCACCGGCGTCGGCATGATCCTGTGCGGTGCCATTGCCGACCGCGTGGCGAAGGGCCGCCCCGAAGCCAAGCTGAGCTTCGCGATCGCCTGCTGCCTCAGCTGTGCCGGGTTTCTCGCGCTCGCCTTCGCCCTGCCGCCGGGCCTTGCCCAACTGTTTGCGCTCGGTGCTGCCGTGTTTCTCGTCGCGGGTACGACAGGTCCGGCGGGCGCGATGGTCGCGAACCTGACGCCGGGTGTTATCCACGGCACCGCCTTCGCCACGCTGACGCTGGCGAATAATCTGCTGGGCCTCGCACCGGGGCCGATCCTGACCGGTCGCTTCGCCGATGCGATGGGCCTGGTCGATGCGCTGCGTATCCTCCCCGTGCCCTGCGTCCTGGCGGCGCTCGTGTTCGCGCTCGCGCGCCGCAGCTATGCCGACGACTGCAACCGCGTCGCCGATGGCACGAAAAGCAAAAAAGCTGTCGCGGAAGGTGAAATGGTCGCCAGCGCGAACGTCTAG